In the genome of Bacteroidota bacterium, one region contains:
- a CDS encoding T9SS type A sorting domain-containing protein translates to MYRSTDNGISWQSLGQSFYNVLSAIELANDSMLIGTEKNGVFATIDAGLSWFSNNGGFKKASVTALVVTPSGYVLAGRSGPGAGGVGGTGGGMFRSTDRGEHWIQTSATAYSSHSITLKNNNTVFYSATVGIYRSTDEGATWGWSAHVDKYINGIAVDTNGNVYATAQWATYPGSFRAFYRSTDDGSTWVDIGACLDNPGFLARSLRNEFFGVTSQNSPYYAMFYRRSVSSGCTPVHTGLPNATGVRAVAFSQNGFTFVAHDSGVYRSTNNGGLWTGMNAGLPSRVALCLAFNRGEHLFVGTAGGGVFRSTDLGETWTIMNEGLTDLTVRSLATDASGYLFAGTDDGVFRTTSTTTEVIQQTGSATTMFTLEQNYPNPFNPRTTIKFQIPQSSFVTLRVFDLLGREVATLVDEVMQPGSYERVFHAEGLASGVYVYQLRGGGSVQSRKLLLLR, encoded by the coding sequence GTGTACAGATCAACTGACAATGGAATAAGCTGGCAATCACTTGGGCAGAGTTTCTACAATGTCCTCTCCGCCATTGAATTAGCAAACGATAGCATGCTCATTGGAACCGAAAAAAACGGGGTTTTTGCAACGATAGACGCAGGCTTATCATGGTTTTCCAACAATGGCGGATTCAAGAAGGCGTCCGTTACAGCCTTGGTAGTTACACCGAGTGGCTATGTCCTCGCGGGCCGTAGTGGGCCCGGTGCCGGTGGCGTGGGAGGAACCGGCGGCGGCATGTTCCGATCTACAGACCGCGGCGAACACTGGATTCAGACATCCGCCACTGCATATTCATCTCACAGCATCACATTGAAAAACAACAACACCGTATTCTACAGTGCAACGGTTGGCATCTACCGTTCAACAGATGAAGGGGCAACATGGGGCTGGTCTGCGCATGTAGATAAGTATATTAATGGCATAGCTGTTGACACGAACGGCAACGTCTACGCCACTGCACAATGGGCCACATATCCCGGCTCATTCAGAGCTTTCTATCGGTCAACCGATGACGGGTCAACGTGGGTTGACATAGGTGCATGTCTCGACAACCCTGGCTTTCTTGCAAGGAGTTTGAGGAACGAGTTCTTCGGTGTCACATCCCAAAACTCTCCTTATTATGCAATGTTCTACAGAAGAAGCGTAAGCTCGGGATGCACTCCCGTGCACACGGGTCTTCCCAATGCCACGGGAGTTCGAGCGGTGGCGTTTTCGCAGAATGGTTTCACGTTTGTGGCACATGACAGTGGTGTGTATCGCTCAACGAACAATGGGGGGCTTTGGACTGGAATGAATGCGGGCCTCCCGTCACGCGTTGCTCTTTGCCTCGCATTCAACAGAGGCGAACATCTTTTTGTCGGTACAGCGGGCGGGGGTGTGTTTCGATCGACAGACCTCGGCGAAACCTGGACAATAATGAACGAAGGATTGACGGATCTCACCGTGAGATCCCTTGCTACCGACGCCTCCGGCTACCTCTTTGCAGGAACTGATGACGGGGTGTTCAGGACAACCAGCACAACAACAGAAGTCATCCAACAAACAGGTTCTGCTACAACTATGTTTACCCTTGAACAGAACTATCCCAACCCCTTCAACCCGAGGACAACAATCAAATTCCAAATTCCTCAGTCATCCTTCGTCACTCTCAGAGTCTTCGACTTGCTCGGCAGAGAAGTGGCAACGTTAGTGGATGAGGTGATGCAGCCGGGGAGTTATGAGCGGGTGTTTCATGCGGAGGGGTTGGCGAGCGGGGTGTATGTGTATCAACTGAGAGGCGGAGGTTCCGTGCAATCGCGAAAGCTCCTGCTCCTCAGATAG